The proteins below are encoded in one region of Segatella copri:
- a CDS encoding smalltalk protein, protein MKANTWKTILQIAISILTAIATTLGVTSCMG, encoded by the coding sequence ATGAAAGCGAACACTTGGAAAACAATTCTTCAGATAGCCATCAGCATACTGACCGCTATCGCTACTACGCTCGGAGTTACGAGCTGCATGGGATAA
- a CDS encoding HTH domain-containing protein, giving the protein MTDDKAAYIEALNASREEESMLPFQSFMLQEHIKNLKAEIEQYERSMDDDVVINVGKNLKNVGKEKLIELSERQQNIISVVKLHPEITIPELAQRMSGKKTVTTRTIERDIAALQAKGILKREGGRKSGKWIVVNICHT; this is encoded by the coding sequence ATGACTGATGATAAGGCAGCTTATATTGAAGCTCTTAATGCATCTCGAGAAGAAGAGTCGATGTTACCATTCCAGTCTTTCATGCTTCAAGAACATATCAAAAATCTTAAGGCTGAGATAGAACAGTATGAAAGATCTATGGATGATGATGTCGTGATAAATGTCGGGAAAAACTTAAAAAATGTCGGGAAAGAAAAACTGATTGAACTTTCTGAACGTCAGCAGAATATCATTTCAGTTGTTAAACTTCATCCGGAAATAACGATTCCGGAATTGGCGCAGAGAATGTCGGGAAAGAAAACTGTAACGACACGTACTATTGAAAGAGATATTGCTGCTCTTCAAGCCAAGGGAATCTTGAAACGTGAAGGCGGTAGAAAAAGTGGTAAATGGATAGTTGTAAACATCTGCCATACTTAA